Below is a window of Mycolicibacterium chitae DNA.
CGTCGTCGGCCGACGAGCTCATCACGAACGCCCCCGCCTCGGCCCCGGCGCGCAGCAGATCGGCGTAGAGCCCGACCTGCCGGTGATAGATGCCCTGGACATCGGCGCGCTGATCGAGCTCGAAGCCGGCGGCCAGCACGGCCCGCCAGATCGCCCGCCATTCGGCGTCCTCCGGCCCGGTGGGCAGCCCCGCGGCGATGGTCAATGCCAGCTGGGCCGCGGGTTCGGCCGTGCGGTCGATGACCCGGCGTCGATCGTCGTAGAAGCGCGCGTCGGAGCGCAGCGCGAGCTCGGAGAGCAGCTCGGCCATGTCCTTGAAGTAGTAGCGCACCGCGTTGGCGGTCAGCCCGAGCTCGGCGGCGACGTCGGCGATCCGGAGATTCGCCACGTCGTTGCGCTCGATCAAAGCGATTGTCGCGTCCAGAATTTCGCTGCGACGTTCGACCTGACGGTTTGGGCGTGCCACGCGTGTGTTCTCCCAGCTCGGTAGGGGGTTGACGGGTTCGACGTTACCGGCCCGTCGGGCAGTTTTCCGATTTCCCTTGTGTAATCGTCGCGGAGGGTCCATTGTTTTCCGTTAAGGAAAAAAACATTCCGGGAGCACAGCATGCGGACCAGGGATCTCGGCATCGTCATCGGGGAACACCCGACGGGGCCGAACAACGCCATCACCGACGTCGCGGGGGTGCGCGTCGGGCACACCACCCTCGACGACGCCGGCCCACCGCACGTCCACACCGGCGTCACCGTCGTCGTCCCGCACGACGACATCTGGACCCAACCGGTGTTCGCCGGCGCCCACCGCCTCAACGGCAGCGGCGAGATGACCGGCCTGCAGTGGATCCAGGAATCGGGCGAGTTGACCTCCGCGATCGGGATCACCAACACCCACAGTGCCGGCGTCGTCCGCGACGCGCTGGTCGCCGCCCAGGTGTCCGCCCGCGGTGAGGGCGTCTACTGGTCGCTGCCGGTGGTGGGGGAGACCTACGACGGGCTGCTCAGCGACATCAACGGCTTTCACGTGCGCCCCGACCACGTCGAGGCCGCCCTGGGCGCCGCGACCGACGGGCCGGTGGCCGAGGGCAACGTCGGCGGCGGCACCGGCATGATCTGCCATGGCTTCAAGGGCGGCATCGGCACCGCGTCGCGGGTCACCGACACCGCCGCCGGGCGCTACACGGTCGGCGCCCTGGTGCAGGCCAACCACGGCCGACGGGAACGGTTGCGGATCAACGGAATTCCGGTGGGCGAGCGTATCGGCGCCGCCGTCGTCCCGGAGCCCCAACTGCCCACGCACTACGAGCCCGGCTCGGGATCGATCATCGTCCTCGTCGCCACCGACGCCCCGCTGCTGCCGCACCAGTGCACCCGGCTGGCGCAGCGCGCCGCGCTGGCGGTGGCCCGCGTCGGCGGCAGCGGCGAGCAGTACAGCGGCGATCTGATGCTGGCGTTCTCGACGGGCAACCGCGGCATCCCGTCCTACAGCTGGGACGAGAACACCGCGGTCCCCGACCCCGAGGTGCCGGTGCGGATGGTCGCCCCGCAGCTGATGACCCGGCTGTTCGACCTGACCATCGAGGCCACCGAGGAGGCGATCGTCAACGCGATGGTCGCCGCGGACACCATGACCGGGCGCAACGGCCTGACCGTCCACGCCCTCGACCACGACCTGCTTCGCCAAGCCCTCGCCACCGAAACCCGGGAGTCCCGATGACCGACGCCACCGTCGCCTCCGAAAAGCCGCGCCTGCACGGCAAACTCGGTCCCATCGCCATCGTCTTCATGGTGGTCGCCGCAGCCGCGCCGCTGACGGTCATCGGCGGCAACATGCCGCTGGCCATGGGCCTGGGCAACGGCGCCGGGGCTCCGGTCGGCTTTGCCCTCGCCGCACTCGTGCTGCTGCTGTTCAGCGTCGGGTTCGTGACCATGACGCCGCACGTGCCCGAGGCCGGCGCGTTCTACTCCTATGTCACCGTCGGCCTCGGCGACCGGCTCGGCAAGGGCATCGCGGTGGTCGCGCTGATCGCCTACACCGCAATCCAGGTCGGCATCTACGGCTACATCGGCTGGGCCATCGACGACACCGTGAAGTTCTACGGCGGCCCGCAGATCCCCTGGCCTGTCTACTCGTTCGCGGTCCTGGCCATCGTCGCCGTGCTGGGCTACCGGCACATCGGGCTCAGCGCCAAGGTGCTCGGCGTGGCCCTGGTCCTCGAGATCGGCATCGTCGCGGTGCTCGATCTGGTGATCGTGGCCGACCCCGGCCCGGCGGGGGTGACGTTCGCGTCGTTCACCCCGGAGGTCGTGGCCAGCGGCGCGCTGGGCATCGCGGTGCTGTTCGCGCTGACCGGTTTCATCGGCTTCGAGGCCACCGCGGTGTTCCGCGACGAGGCCCGCGACCCGCAGCGCACCATCCCGCGCGCCACCTACGCCGCGGTGCTGATCATCGGCGCGTTCTACGCCATCACCTGCTGGGCGTTCGTGGTGGCCATCGGTCCCGACAACGTGGCCGCGGTGGCCCAGCAGACCCTCGACGGCAACGCCAACATGCTGCTGGACACCACCAACGACACCCTCGGCCGGCTCGGGCGCGACGTGGTCAACGTGTTGCTGCTGACCAGCCTGTTCGCCTGCGTGCTGTCGTTCCACAACGTGATCGCCCGCTACCAGTTCGTGCTGGGTGGAAAGGGTCTGCTGCCGCGCCGCCTCGGCGAGGTGCACCCCGGGCACCAGTCGCCGGCGTTCTCGTCGGTGGTGCAGACGGTGACCGCCACGGTGATCGTGGCGATCTTCGCCGTCCTCGGCATCGACCCGCTGGTGGGGGTTTTCGGGTCGATGGCCGGGGTGGCGACCGTCGGCATGGTGCTGATGATGCTCACCACGACCACCGCCGTGCTGGTGTTCTTCCTGCGCAACCCCGAGGCGGCCGGCGGGCGCCTCTGGCAGACCCGCATCGTGCCGGTGGCCGCCCTGCTGGGGTTGCTGACCAGCCTGTGGCTGGTGCTGTCCAACTTCACCCTGGTCACCGGCGGCAGTGCCGGGCTCAGCGCGGTGCTGGCCGCCATCCCGTTCACCGGGCTGGTGCTCGGCGCACTGCTCTGGAAGCCCGGCCAGGCCGTCAACCCACCGACGTCGTGAGTTCGAGGTCGAACAGCGGGGCGTCGTCGGCCGCGCGGACCTCGACCGTCAGCAGCGCACCGCAGCCAGGGCAGGCGTAGCCCTCGGCCCGCAGCCCGGGGTGCAGCCGGATCTTGGGGCCCAGCTCCTCGGCGCTCAGCGCGCCGCGGCAGGCGTAGTCCTTCCAGTTGTGCTCGGCCGGCGCGATCGGCTGACCGCAGTCGCAGGCGTAGCCCTGCCCGGTCAGCATCAGACGATCACCCACCGGCCGCGCGTCGGTCATCGAGACCGGCTGGGCGGCACACTGTTTGGCCTGCGGCCAGTCCCGGCGCGCCGCCCGCATCTGGTCCCGGTGCGCCGCGGTGCCCGCCTCGTCGAGTGCCCCGTCGCGCAGTTGCACGCCGAAGTGCCGCTGTGCCGCGGCCGCCGAGATGCGTCCGGCCCGCACATCGGCGAGCACGCCCTCGGCATCGGCATCGAGGGGATCGCCCCAGCCGCCACCCCCGTGGAAGCTCCAGTCGACGACGTCGCCGGCGGCCAGGCTGACCTCACCGGGTGAGCCGGTGTAGGTGATCTGTTCGCCGGAGGCGCGGGTGATGTTGACGTGGTGGGTGGAGCCCGGCATGCCGCCGTGCAGCCCGGAGGTCGACGGCATGGACATGCTGTGCCCGGCCAGCACGCCGTGCATGCGCTCGGTGTCGTGCAGGGTGAACGTGGAACTGGTGGATACGCCGCCGTGGTGGCGGCCGGCGCCGCCGCCGTCGGTGTTGGCGCCGCGGCGCAGGTAGAGCAGCGGGAACACCGACTCCTCGCCCTCGACGTTGTTGAACTGCGCGGTGAGGATCTCGTGCGGACCGCGGTAGTCGACGCCGTTGGCGGCCGCGGTGGCCCCGCCGCCGCCGGCCAGTACCTCGGTCAGCGCACCGCCGAACGGTTCGCCGTACTGGTTCTGCCCGGCGATGTGGAAGATCATCACCGCCCCGGTGCTGCCGGCCATCGCCTCGGCGCGGACCGCCTCGTCGGCGCCGGCCAGCTTCGCCAGCGCGTTGCCGGCGGTGTTTTGCACCATGGTGGCCGCCCCGACGGTGGCCGCCCCGCACGGCGCCGGGTGCGCTGCGTTGACGATTGAGCCCTCGGGGGCGTGCACCTCGATGGCGCGCATGACGCCGCTGTTCCACGGGATGTCGTAGCCCAGCACCGGCAACACGGAGGCGAACACGCCGCCGCGCAGCCCGGACATCGTGCAGTTGAAGAAGCCGGGCAGCTGCGGTGCGGTCTGCCCGTAGTCGAACACCAAACGGTCGTCGACCTTGCGCAGCTCCACCTCGACCCGGGACAGCCCGGACTGGTGGCCGTCGTGGTCGAAATAGCCGCGGGCGCGGGCGATCCCGTCGGGCAGCGCGGCCAGCCGCGCCCGCACCTGGGCCTCGGAGCGGTCCAGCATGGTGGACATCACCGAGGTCACCACCTCGACGCCGTAGCGCTCGACGAGCCGCAGCAATCCGTTGCGGGCGTGGGTGTTCGCCGCGATCATCGCCTTGAGGTCCAGGCCCAGGTTGGCCGGCAGCCGCGAGGCCGCCAGGATCAGGTTCCACAGGTCGTGACGGGTCTTGCCGGCCTCGACCAGTTTGGTGGGCGGCAGGATCAGGCCCTCTTGGTAGATCTCCGTGGCAGCCGGGGACCAGCTCGAGGCGGTCATACCGCCGATGTCGAGCACGTGCGCGCAGGTGCCGACCCAGCCGATGCGCACCCCGTCGTGGAAGACGGGTTCGAGCATGGTCACGTCGGGCATGTGCAGCGCACCCTTGTAGGGGTCGTTGGTGATGAACACGTCGCCCTCGTTGATGCCGATGGTGTCGGTGCAGTCGGCGATGATGTGGTTCACCACCGTCTCCATGGACCCGGAGTGAAAGAGGTTGTGCGGCCCCATGGTGACGACGTCCCCGTCGGCCAGGTAGATCCCGGTGTTGCAGTCGTTGGCCTCGGTCACCAGCGGCGAGCCGGAGACGTTCTTGAGCACCGCGGACTGCTGGGCGACGATGGCGGTGAGCCGGTTGCGGACCACCTCGTAGGTGACGAGGTCAACGTCGGTGATGGTCATATCAGCTGTCCTTCTCGGTGGTGATGACGGTGTTCTGCAGGTCATCGATGACGGCGGTCTGGCGGGGCCCGACGAAGATCGTGGTGCC
It encodes the following:
- a CDS encoding TetR/AcrR family transcriptional regulator; amino-acid sequence: MARPNRQVERRSEILDATIALIERNDVANLRIADVAAELGLTANAVRYYFKDMAELLSELALRSDARFYDDRRRVIDRTAEPAAQLALTIAAGLPTGPEDAEWRAIWRAVLAAGFELDQRADVQGIYHRQVGLYADLLRAGAEAGAFVMSSSADDVAMTLMSMEDYLGYRIVARDPALDRSTALRLMRQYAELATGARLPETV
- a CDS encoding P1 family peptidase → MRTRDLGIVIGEHPTGPNNAITDVAGVRVGHTTLDDAGPPHVHTGVTVVVPHDDIWTQPVFAGAHRLNGSGEMTGLQWIQESGELTSAIGITNTHSAGVVRDALVAAQVSARGEGVYWSLPVVGETYDGLLSDINGFHVRPDHVEAALGAATDGPVAEGNVGGGTGMICHGFKGGIGTASRVTDTAAGRYTVGALVQANHGRRERLRINGIPVGERIGAAVVPEPQLPTHYEPGSGSIIVLVATDAPLLPHQCTRLAQRAALAVARVGGSGEQYSGDLMLAFSTGNRGIPSYSWDENTAVPDPEVPVRMVAPQLMTRLFDLTIEATEEAIVNAMVAADTMTGRNGLTVHALDHDLLRQALATETRESR
- a CDS encoding APC family permease — encoded protein: MTDATVASEKPRLHGKLGPIAIVFMVVAAAAPLTVIGGNMPLAMGLGNGAGAPVGFALAALVLLLFSVGFVTMTPHVPEAGAFYSYVTVGLGDRLGKGIAVVALIAYTAIQVGIYGYIGWAIDDTVKFYGGPQIPWPVYSFAVLAIVAVLGYRHIGLSAKVLGVALVLEIGIVAVLDLVIVADPGPAGVTFASFTPEVVASGALGIAVLFALTGFIGFEATAVFRDEARDPQRTIPRATYAAVLIIGAFYAITCWAFVVAIGPDNVAAVAQQTLDGNANMLLDTTNDTLGRLGRDVVNVLLLTSLFACVLSFHNVIARYQFVLGGKGLLPRRLGEVHPGHQSPAFSSVVQTVTATVIVAIFAVLGIDPLVGVFGSMAGVATVGMVLMMLTTTTAVLVFFLRNPEAAGGRLWQTRIVPVAALLGLLTSLWLVLSNFTLVTGGSAGLSAVLAAIPFTGLVLGALLWKPGQAVNPPTS
- a CDS encoding hydantoinase B/oxoprolinase family protein, with amino-acid sequence MTITDVDLVTYEVVRNRLTAIVAQQSAVLKNVSGSPLVTEANDCNTGIYLADGDVVTMGPHNLFHSGSMETVVNHIIADCTDTIGINEGDVFITNDPYKGALHMPDVTMLEPVFHDGVRIGWVGTCAHVLDIGGMTASSWSPAATEIYQEGLILPPTKLVEAGKTRHDLWNLILAASRLPANLGLDLKAMIAANTHARNGLLRLVERYGVEVVTSVMSTMLDRSEAQVRARLAALPDGIARARGYFDHDGHQSGLSRVEVELRKVDDRLVFDYGQTAPQLPGFFNCTMSGLRGGVFASVLPVLGYDIPWNSGVMRAIEVHAPEGSIVNAAHPAPCGAATVGAATMVQNTAGNALAKLAGADEAVRAEAMAGSTGAVMIFHIAGQNQYGEPFGGALTEVLAGGGGATAAANGVDYRGPHEILTAQFNNVEGEESVFPLLYLRRGANTDGGGAGRHHGGVSTSSTFTLHDTERMHGVLAGHSMSMPSTSGLHGGMPGSTHHVNITRASGEQITYTGSPGEVSLAAGDVVDWSFHGGGGWGDPLDADAEGVLADVRAGRISAAAAQRHFGVQLRDGALDEAGTAAHRDQMRAARRDWPQAKQCAAQPVSMTDARPVGDRLMLTGQGYACDCGQPIAPAEHNWKDYACRGALSAEELGPKIRLHPGLRAEGYACPGCGALLTVEVRAADDAPLFDLELTTSVG